Proteins encoded in a region of the Shewanella polaris genome:
- a CDS encoding DMT family transporter, with amino-acid sequence MGLIFVSIAVFFWGILPIALKLSGGFITPVTLTWFRFVMALGVTLLIQWQLGALRQFVGLPALIWLKLLLAGVLLMCNYVSFVYSLGYLAPGTAQLNFQTAPFFLAFGGVLFFKERFNGFQLSCFATLALGMLMFFHPQLDLNQASDHQVLLGIMIVQFSVMSWTSYALLQKSVSQRLSPSNVLLFIYGLGIVVMAPFSHFSQFETMTLDQWWIVLFCGANTLIAYGCFAQALHYWPTAQVSAMLSLTPVLSFSVTELVVCLGWWSGVFTSVNIDALSFMGIVLIVCAVFVVQIVPMYQKRKQKKAFRTVL; translated from the coding sequence ATGGGTCTTATCTTTGTATCAATAGCAGTGTTTTTCTGGGGTATTTTGCCTATTGCGCTAAAATTATCTGGCGGTTTTATTACTCCAGTTACATTAACTTGGTTCCGGTTTGTAATGGCGTTAGGGGTGACGTTATTGATCCAATGGCAACTAGGTGCATTACGTCAATTTGTTGGGCTTCCGGCATTAATATGGTTGAAATTACTGTTAGCGGGCGTGTTGCTGATGTGTAACTACGTATCGTTTGTTTATTCGCTGGGGTATTTAGCGCCAGGCACTGCGCAACTCAATTTTCAAACCGCACCATTTTTCTTGGCATTTGGCGGAGTATTGTTTTTTAAAGAGCGCTTTAATGGGTTTCAATTAAGTTGTTTTGCCACCCTTGCATTAGGGATGCTGATGTTTTTCCATCCGCAGCTCGATTTAAACCAAGCAAGTGATCATCAAGTATTGCTTGGTATTATGATTGTGCAGTTTTCGGTGATGTCGTGGACCAGTTATGCTTTATTGCAAAAATCGGTAAGTCAGCGTTTATCGCCCAGTAATGTGTTGTTATTTATTTATGGATTAGGGATTGTGGTCATGGCGCCATTTAGCCACTTTAGTCAGTTTGAAACGATGACATTAGATCAATGGTGGATTGTGCTTTTTTGTGGTGCTAATACTTTGATTGCTTATGGCTGCTTTGCTCAAGCTTTGCATTATTGGCCAACAGCGCAGGTGAGCGCGATGTTATCGTTAACTCCAGTATTGAGTTTTAGTGTGACTGAGCTAGTGGTCTGTTTAGGCTGGTGGAGCGGGGTATTTACCAGCGTTAATATTGATGCGCTGTCATTTATGGGAATAGTGCTGATTGTGTGTGCGGTGTTTGTAGTGCAAATTGTGCCCATGTACCAAAAGCGCAAACAGAAAAAAGCATTCCGAACTGTGTTGTAG
- the uvrA gene encoding excinuclease ABC subunit UvrA, protein MDKIEIRGARTHNLKNINLTIPRNKLIVITGLSGSGKSSLAFDTLYAEGQRRYVESLSAYARQFLSLMEKPDVDHIEGLSPAISIEQKSTSHNPRSTVGTITEIYDYLRLLFARVGEPRCPTHHQPLSAQTVSQMVDKVLALPADSRQMLLAPVVNDRKGEHVKLLEGLSAQGYIRARIDGEVCDLTDPPTLDLHIKHTIEVVVDRFKVREDMKQRLAESFETALELSGGIAKIASMEDNSIEELIFSANFACPHCGYSMAELEPRIFSFNNPAGACQTCDGLGVQQFFDQDRVVTNDELSLAGGAIRGWDRRNFYYFQMLCSLAEHYKFDVEKPFAELSDKIKKIVMYGSGKQSIAFKYINDRGDVVVRNHPFEGILNNMDRRYRETESNSVRDELSKFINMQPCNSCGGSRLREEARNVFIGDLNLPQLTMWSIGEAKEYFDTVVFEGQRAQIADKILKEISQRLGFLVNVGLNYLSLSRSAETLSGGEAQRIRLASQIGAGLVGVMYVLDEPSIGLHQRDNERLLQTLIHLRDLGNTVIVVEHDEDAIRLADHIIDIGPGAGVHGGEVICDGTLEDILNCEESVTGQYISGKKQIHINDERTPINPKKVIELFGASGNNLRDVDLTIPVGLFTCVTGVSGSGKSTLINDTFFKIAHRMLNGATIDEPAAYKSIEGMDHCDKVVDIDQSPIGRTPRSNPATYTGIFTPIRELFAGTQESRTRGYQVGRFSFNVKGGRCEACQGDGLIKVEMHFLPDVYVPCDSCKGKRYNRETLEVKYKGKNIHEVLQMTVEDARGYFDAIPSISRKLQTLMDVGLSYIRLGQSATTLSGGEAQRVKLAKELSKRDTGKTLYILDEPTTGLHFADIQLLLEVLHRLKSHGNTVVVIEHNLDVIKTADWIIDLGPEGGAGGGMILAAGTPEEVAEHPESHTARFLKPMLALHNKRVKAKKVK, encoded by the coding sequence ATGGATAAAATTGAAATACGCGGTGCCCGAACCCACAATCTGAAGAACATCAATCTCACCATCCCCCGAAACAAACTTATTGTCATTACCGGGTTATCTGGTTCAGGAAAATCATCATTAGCCTTCGATACCTTGTATGCAGAAGGGCAACGTCGCTATGTCGAATCCTTGTCGGCATATGCGCGTCAATTCTTGAGCTTAATGGAAAAACCCGATGTTGATCATATTGAAGGCTTAAGCCCCGCCATTTCTATTGAACAAAAATCGACCTCCCACAACCCTCGTTCTACGGTTGGGACCATTACCGAAATTTATGACTATTTACGCTTATTGTTTGCCCGTGTGGGTGAGCCTCGCTGCCCGACACATCATCAGCCGTTGTCGGCGCAAACTGTCAGCCAAATGGTTGATAAAGTATTAGCATTACCGGCAGACAGTCGTCAAATGCTGCTTGCGCCAGTGGTTAATGACCGTAAAGGTGAACACGTTAAACTGCTTGAAGGGTTATCGGCACAAGGTTACATCCGCGCTCGAATTGACGGCGAAGTATGTGACTTAACCGATCCACCAACATTAGATTTACACATCAAACATACTATTGAAGTGGTTGTCGATCGCTTCAAAGTTCGCGAAGACATGAAACAGCGCTTAGCTGAGTCGTTTGAAACCGCATTAGAACTATCTGGTGGTATCGCAAAAATTGCCAGCATGGAAGATAACAGTATTGAAGAGCTGATATTCTCGGCAAATTTCGCTTGTCCGCATTGTGGCTATTCAATGGCCGAACTTGAACCGCGTATTTTTTCGTTTAACAATCCGGCCGGGGCTTGCCAAACCTGTGACGGTTTAGGCGTACAGCAGTTTTTTGACCAAGACAGAGTGGTGACTAATGATGAATTGTCATTAGCCGGTGGTGCCATTAGAGGTTGGGATAGACGTAACTTTTATTATTTCCAAATGCTCTGTTCACTTGCTGAACATTATAAGTTTGACGTTGAAAAGCCGTTTGCCGAGCTTAGCGATAAAATCAAAAAGATTGTGATGTATGGTTCGGGTAAGCAAAGCATTGCCTTTAAATACATTAATGACCGAGGCGATGTGGTGGTGCGTAACCATCCGTTTGAAGGCATTTTAAATAATATGGATCGCCGCTACCGCGAAACAGAAAGTAATTCGGTACGCGACGAACTGTCTAAATTTATCAATATGCAGCCTTGTAATAGTTGTGGTGGTTCACGTCTACGTGAAGAAGCCCGTAACGTGTTTATTGGCGATCTCAATTTACCGCAGCTAACAATGTGGTCGATTGGCGAAGCCAAAGAATACTTCGACACGGTCGTTTTTGAAGGCCAGCGAGCCCAGATTGCTGACAAAATATTAAAGGAAATCAGCCAACGTCTTGGTTTCTTGGTCAATGTGGGGCTCAACTATTTAAGTTTATCGCGTTCAGCCGAAACCTTATCCGGTGGCGAGGCGCAACGTATTCGCTTAGCCAGCCAAATTGGTGCTGGTTTAGTGGGCGTGATGTATGTGCTGGATGAGCCATCAATTGGCTTGCATCAACGCGATAATGAACGCTTATTACAAACTCTAATCCACCTGCGTGATTTAGGTAATACCGTTATTGTGGTTGAACACGATGAAGACGCTATCCGCCTTGCTGACCACATTATTGATATTGGCCCTGGTGCTGGTGTACATGGTGGTGAAGTGATTTGCGACGGTACGCTAGAAGATATTCTTAACTGTGAAGAATCAGTCACTGGCCAATATATTTCGGGTAAAAAGCAAATCCACATTAATGATGAACGCACCCCGATTAATCCAAAGAAAGTCATTGAATTATTTGGCGCATCAGGCAATAACTTAAGGGATGTTGATTTAACCATTCCAGTGGGACTGTTTACCTGTGTGACTGGTGTGTCTGGTTCGGGCAAGTCGACGCTAATTAATGATACCTTCTTTAAAATAGCCCATCGGATGCTCAATGGCGCCACAATTGATGAACCCGCGGCTTACAAAAGCATTGAAGGTATGGATCATTGTGACAAAGTGGTCGATATTGATCAAAGTCCTATTGGCCGTACGCCACGCTCTAACCCTGCCACTTATACGGGTATATTCACCCCTATTCGTGAGCTTTTTGCTGGCACCCAAGAATCACGTACCCGTGGTTACCAAGTGGGGCGTTTCTCATTTAACGTGAAAGGCGGTCGTTGTGAAGCCTGCCAAGGCGATGGCTTAATTAAAGTTGAAATGCACTTTTTGCCAGATGTTTACGTGCCTTGTGACTCGTGTAAAGGTAAGCGCTATAACCGCGAAACCTTAGAAGTGAAATACAAAGGTAAAAACATTCACGAAGTGCTGCAAATGACAGTTGAAGATGCCCGAGGCTACTTTGATGCTATTCCATCAATTTCCCGTAAACTGCAAACCTTAATGGATGTGGGCTTGTCGTACATTCGTTTAGGTCAAAGTGCGACGACGTTATCAGGCGGTGAAGCACAGCGGGTGAAATTAGCTAAAGAGTTGTCTAAACGTGACACAGGTAAAACCTTGTATATATTAGATGAACCAACAACTGGGCTTCACTTTGCTGACATTCAATTATTGTTAGAAGTATTACATCGCTTAAAATCTCACGGCAACACTGTGGTAGTGATTGAGCATAATTTAGATGTCATTAAAACGGCAGACTGGATTATCGATTTAGGCCCAGAAGGCGGCGCAGGTGGCGGGATGATTTTAGCTGCCGGCACTCCAGAAGAAGTAGCAGAGCACCCAGAGTCTCATACCGCTAGATTCTTAAAGCCGATGTTGGCGTTACACAACAAACGGGTAAAGGCGAAAAAAGTCAAATAA
- a CDS encoding MFS transporter — protein MASNGLSGMEKKVAFSLAGVFGLRMMGLFMIMPVFALYGQHLEGFSPLWVGIAIGAYGLTQAFLQIPMGILSDKYGRKPIILGGLVLFAIGSLIAASSDHIYGVVFGRAVQGMGAIAAAVLALAADLTRDEQRTKVMAIIGMCIGFSFALSLLVGPIVAQYLGLTGLFLLTAVLAVLGMLIVQFFVPNPISQAPKGDTVATPTKLKRMLLDPQLFRLDAGIFILHLVLTAVFVALPLDLVDAGLAKEEHWMLYFPAFVGAFFLMVPLIIIGVKRNNTKTMFQISLMIMMLSLGMMGFYANNIWVLSAAVVLFFTGFNYLEASLPSLIAKFCPVGDKGSAMGVYSTSQFLGAFCGGMLGGGAYQLVGASGVFFVALGLMCVWLLLTIGMQKPVLLKSYTLEATIKDKSEAQNMASKLSQLIGVVEAIVVLEEKVAYLKVDDKFNLSEARAVLGSVN, from the coding sequence ATGGCCAGTAATGGACTGTCAGGTATGGAAAAAAAGGTCGCATTTTCGTTAGCCGGTGTGTTTGGTTTACGAATGATGGGACTGTTTATGATAATGCCTGTCTTCGCGCTGTATGGTCAGCATTTAGAAGGCTTTTCACCGTTGTGGGTAGGTATTGCCATTGGTGCTTATGGATTAACCCAAGCTTTTTTACAAATCCCTATGGGCATTTTGTCTGACAAATACGGACGTAAACCGATTATTCTCGGTGGCTTAGTCTTATTTGCGATTGGTAGTTTAATTGCCGCATCATCTGATCATATTTACGGCGTAGTATTTGGTCGTGCAGTTCAGGGTATGGGGGCCATTGCCGCGGCTGTATTAGCGCTTGCTGCCGATTTAACCCGAGACGAGCAACGCACTAAAGTTATGGCGATTATCGGCATGTGTATTGGTTTTTCATTTGCATTGTCATTATTGGTCGGGCCGATAGTGGCACAGTATCTGGGGTTAACAGGACTCTTTTTGCTAACCGCAGTATTGGCGGTATTAGGCATGTTGATTGTGCAGTTTTTTGTCCCCAACCCAATTAGCCAAGCGCCTAAAGGCGATACGGTAGCCACACCAACAAAACTAAAACGTATGTTGTTAGACCCACAATTATTTCGCTTAGATGCTGGCATTTTTATTCTACATTTGGTGTTAACTGCGGTGTTTGTTGCATTGCCGCTAGATTTGGTTGATGCCGGTTTAGCAAAAGAAGAACATTGGATGTTGTATTTCCCAGCTTTTGTAGGCGCGTTTTTCTTAATGGTGCCGCTAATTATCATTGGGGTTAAACGTAACAACACTAAAACCATGTTCCAAATATCATTGATGATAATGATGCTATCGCTTGGGATGATGGGGTTTTATGCTAATAACATTTGGGTACTCAGTGCTGCCGTAGTGTTATTTTTCACTGGGTTTAACTATCTTGAAGCATCATTGCCGAGTTTGATTGCTAAGTTTTGTCCTGTCGGTGATAAAGGTTCGGCTATGGGTGTGTATTCAACTAGTCAGTTTTTAGGCGCATTCTGTGGCGGCATGTTAGGCGGCGGAGCTTATCAACTCGTCGGCGCATCTGGCGTGTTTTTTGTTGCTCTTGGATTAATGTGTGTGTGGTTACTTTTGACCATCGGCATGCAAAAACCTGTGTTATTAAAAAGCTATACCCTTGAAGCAACTATAAAAGATAAATCCGAAGCACAAAATATGGCCAGCAAACTTTCACAGTTAATTGGTGTCGTTGAAGCCATTGTGGTGCTCGAAGAGAAAGTGGCTTATTTAAAGGTCGATGATAAATTCAATTTAAGCGAAGCGCGAGCTGTGTTAGGCTCTGTGAATTAG
- a CDS encoding DEAD/DEAH box helicase, giving the protein MSSERTFRELGLSESLLRSLDELGYEKPTPIQAASIDPLMAGKDIIGQAQTGTGKTGAFALPLLNKIDMKINAPQILVLAPTRELAVQVAEAFGSYAKFIKGFHVLPIYGGQSMQQQLNALKRGPQVIVGTPGRVMDHMRRGTLKLDNLKALVLDEADEMLKMGFIDDIEWVLEHKPSDSQLALFSATMPEQIKRVAAKHLTNPVNISIASSQTTVESIDQRYVQVSQHNKLEALVRVLEVENTEGIIIFVRTRNSCVELAEKLEARGYASSPLHGDMNQQARERAVEQLKRGKLDILIATDVAARGLDVERIGHVINYDIPYDSEAYVHRIGRTGRAGRTGMAILFVTNREMRMLRTIERATNSRISPMKVPSPETVAERRLSRLGEQIQETINGDLDFMKNAVAELCQQLEVDTDLLAAALLQQVQQERPLQLPTITERQRDSRDDRSNDRGDRGDRGDRNSDRPRRERSERSNRPAPTSFGDAEGLKDNPDVKMNRYVIDVGRENGVGVGNIVGAIANEANIDSRFIGQIQLFDQVTTVDLPDGMPKDILSHLRKVRVCGRPLNIREAGDEVFADTTRGAGAPRRPRSDRARSDRPRGDRPAGDRPRKPRDNG; this is encoded by the coding sequence ATGTCATCTGAAAGAACTTTCCGCGAACTCGGCCTGTCTGAGTCTTTGTTGCGTTCGCTTGACGAGTTAGGTTATGAAAAACCAACTCCAATTCAAGCTGCTAGTATCGACCCGCTTATGGCTGGTAAAGATATTATCGGTCAAGCACAAACCGGTACCGGTAAAACAGGCGCGTTTGCCCTGCCTTTACTAAACAAAATCGACATGAAAATCAATGCTCCACAGATTTTAGTGTTAGCACCAACCCGCGAATTAGCGGTTCAAGTTGCCGAAGCATTTGGCAGTTATGCCAAATTCATAAAAGGCTTCCACGTACTACCGATTTACGGTGGTCAAAGCATGCAACAACAATTAAACGCCCTTAAGCGTGGACCACAAGTGATTGTTGGTACTCCAGGTCGTGTAATGGATCACATGCGTCGTGGCACGTTAAAGCTAGATAATCTAAAAGCCTTAGTATTAGATGAAGCCGATGAAATGTTAAAAATGGGCTTTATCGATGATATCGAATGGGTATTAGAACACAAGCCTTCTGATAGCCAACTTGCATTATTCTCTGCCACTATGCCTGAGCAAATTAAGCGCGTTGCAGCTAAGCACTTAACTAACCCAGTGAATATCAGCATAGCGTCTAGCCAGACAACTGTTGAGTCTATCGACCAACGTTATGTGCAAGTATCACAACACAATAAACTAGAAGCGTTAGTACGTGTTTTAGAAGTTGAAAATACTGAAGGTATTATCATCTTCGTTCGTACTCGTAACAGCTGTGTTGAATTAGCAGAAAAATTAGAAGCCCGTGGTTATGCTTCATCACCATTACATGGTGACATGAATCAACAAGCACGTGAGCGTGCAGTTGAGCAGCTTAAACGCGGTAAGTTAGACATTTTAATCGCAACTGATGTTGCGGCACGTGGTCTAGACGTTGAACGTATTGGACACGTAATAAACTATGATATTCCTTATGATTCAGAAGCCTATGTACACCGTATAGGTCGTACAGGTCGTGCTGGTCGTACTGGTATGGCAATCTTGTTTGTGACCAATCGTGAAATGCGTATGTTGCGCACTATCGAACGTGCTACTAACAGCCGTATTTCGCCAATGAAAGTACCTAGCCCTGAAACAGTTGCAGAGCGTCGTTTATCTCGTTTAGGTGAGCAAATCCAAGAAACCATTAACGGTGATCTAGATTTCATGAAGAATGCCGTTGCTGAATTATGTCAACAACTTGAAGTTGATACTGACTTACTGGCTGCTGCATTATTACAACAAGTACAACAAGAGCGTCCGCTTCAGTTACCAACAATTACCGAGCGTCAACGTGATTCTCGTGACGATCGTAGTAACGACCGTGGTGACCGAGGTGACCGAGGTGATCGTAATAGCGACCGTCCACGTCGTGAACGTAGTGAGCGTAGTAACCGTCCAGCACCAACTAGTTTTGGTGACGCGGAAGGCTTAAAAGATAACCCAGACGTGAAAATGAATCGTTATGTTATCGATGTAGGTCGTGAAAATGGTGTTGGTGTAGGTAACATCGTTGGCGCAATTGCTAACGAAGCAAACATTGATAGCCGTTTCATTGGTCAAATTCAATTATTCGATCAAGTGACAACGGTTGATTTACCAGACGGAATGCCTAAAGACATCCTTTCGCACCTAAGAAAAGTGCGTGTATGTGGTCGTCCTTTAAACATTCGTGAAGCTGGTGATGAAGTATTTGCTGATACGACTCGTGGCGCAGGTGCTCCACGTCGCCCACGTAGCGATCGTGCTCGCAGTGACCGTCCTCGTGGTGATCGCCCTGCAGGTGATCGTCCACGTAAGCCACGTGACAACGGCTAA
- a CDS encoding phosphoribosylaminoimidazolesuccinocarboxamide synthase, which translates to MSLADSVLAVNNDLPIRTDKPVHSGKVRSVYWLTDADSRRLIRDKGYDVPENTPLAIMVISDRISAFDCIFHGEGNLQGIPGKGAALNAISNHWFGLFAENGLADSHILDIPHPFVWIVQKARPIKVEAICRQYITGSMWRAYSKGERVFCGITLPEGLQKDQKLPELLITPSTKGILTGIPGVPAQDDVNISRSDIEANYQAFGFEKPQDIDLYETLLKQGFKVISDALAKLDQVFVDTKFEFGYVNDKNGQSKLIYMDEVGTPDSSRIWDGAAYREGKIVENSKEGFRQFLLNHFDDADILLNKDRMPEREALARDNDLPLEAMMNVSRTYTGVAEKVTGASIPLPANPKTDIINVLREQYDLIV; encoded by the coding sequence ATGAGTCTTGCCGATTCCGTTCTTGCCGTGAACAATGATTTACCTATTCGTACCGACAAACCTGTCCACAGTGGCAAAGTGCGCAGTGTGTATTGGTTAACAGATGCAGATAGCCGTCGACTCATCCGTGATAAAGGTTACGATGTGCCTGAAAATACGCCGCTGGCAATTATGGTGATCAGCGACAGAATTTCCGCTTTTGATTGTATTTTCCATGGCGAAGGTAATTTGCAAGGTATTCCTGGTAAAGGCGCTGCACTGAATGCTATTTCAAATCATTGGTTTGGTTTATTTGCTGAAAATGGTTTAGCTGACAGCCATATTTTAGATATTCCACATCCATTTGTATGGATAGTCCAAAAAGCCCGCCCCATAAAAGTAGAAGCCATTTGCCGTCAGTATATTACTGGTTCTATGTGGCGCGCTTATTCAAAAGGCGAGCGAGTTTTTTGCGGTATCACACTGCCTGAAGGCTTACAAAAAGATCAAAAACTGCCTGAGTTGTTAATTACTCCGTCAACTAAAGGTATTTTAACCGGTATCCCTGGCGTACCAGCACAAGATGACGTTAACATTAGTCGCAGTGACATTGAAGCCAACTACCAAGCTTTCGGCTTTGAAAAACCGCAGGATATCGACCTATATGAAACGCTGCTCAAACAAGGTTTCAAGGTAATTTCAGATGCACTAGCAAAGCTTGATCAAGTGTTTGTCGATACTAAGTTTGAGTTTGGTTATGTAAATGATAAAAACGGCCAGTCAAAACTGATTTACATGGATGAAGTGGGTACCCCCGATTCATCACGTATTTGGGACGGTGCGGCTTATCGCGAAGGTAAAATTGTTGAAAATTCAAAAGAAGGTTTCCGTCAATTCTTACTCAACCATTTCGACGATGCGGACATTTTATTAAACAAAGACAGAATGCCAGAGCGAGAAGCCCTTGCCCGTGATAACGACTTACCATTAGAAGCCATGATGAATGTATCGCGGACTTATACAGGTGTTGCAGAAAAAGTGACCGGTGCAAGCATTCCATTACCTGCCAACCCAAAAACAGACATTATTAACGTATTACGTGAACAGTATGATTTAATAGTATAA
- a CDS encoding single-stranded DNA-binding protein yields MASRGVNKVILVGNLGKDPEVRYMPNGNAVANFTVATSESWKDQQGQTQERTEWHNIVMYRRLAEIAGEYLKKGSKVYLEGKLQTSKWQDQTTGQDRYKTEINAMEMQMLDSRNSGDNAGGGQYQGQNAGQQQSRPAPAAQARPPQAQYNQTAPAAGNAAYQAQPNAGQQGGYQQQAAPAQQAAPAYAPKPAAAPQGNFQPQNAPAQRPAPQPQQNFTPDLDEGWDDDIPF; encoded by the coding sequence ATGGCCAGTCGTGGTGTGAACAAAGTAATTTTGGTAGGTAATTTAGGTAAAGATCCTGAAGTTCGTTATATGCCAAATGGCAATGCTGTCGCTAACTTTACCGTAGCGACAAGTGAATCGTGGAAAGACCAGCAAGGTCAAACACAAGAGCGTACCGAGTGGCACAATATTGTGATGTATCGTCGCCTTGCAGAAATTGCTGGCGAGTACTTAAAGAAAGGCTCTAAAGTTTATTTAGAAGGCAAATTGCAAACCAGTAAGTGGCAAGATCAGACTACCGGTCAAGACCGTTATAAGACTGAAATCAATGCTATGGAAATGCAAATGTTAGATAGCCGCAATTCAGGTGATAATGCCGGTGGTGGTCAATATCAAGGACAAAATGCAGGGCAACAACAGTCTCGTCCTGCACCAGCTGCTCAAGCTCGTCCGCCGCAAGCGCAATATAATCAAACTGCGCCAGCCGCAGGTAATGCTGCTTACCAAGCACAGCCAAATGCTGGCCAACAAGGTGGTTATCAGCAACAAGCTGCGCCTGCGCAACAAGCTGCACCAGCATATGCACCAAAGCCTGCCGCTGCACCACAGGGTAATTTTCAACCACAAAATGCCCCAGCACAGCGTCCAGCACCACAGCCACAACAAAACTTCACTCCAGATTTAGATGAAGGCTGGGATGACGATATTCCGTTCTAA
- a CDS encoding M20/M25/M40 family metallo-hydrolase, translating to MFFVCGLLSACSQIPRQCSSDIITNWSRAHQQITQDITTLSSAEFQGRKTGTEGARLSREYLIKRFTEMGLQPWQPTFAVPFSFQHQFSTVSGVNIIATIAAKNNSNRWRVITAHYDHLGQTASKIYPGADDNASGIAGMLAIAERWKQSPPLDDVNLMIVATDAEEPGLYGSYALVTALQQQPQMDIELSVNLDMIGHPDRRRAIYLEGQDNLENFESIEPLLMQQTQLCIKTHHTNLLSGRMRKSDWLRASDHYPFHKAGYAWVYFGVPPHAQYHTPDDTINTLDIDFIVAVAETVYQMLSIDKLTKLPK from the coding sequence ATGTTTTTTGTATGCGGCTTACTCAGTGCTTGCAGCCAAATACCTCGCCAATGCTCGTCAGATATTATAACCAATTGGTCTCGCGCACATCAGCAAATCACTCAAGATATCACCACACTGAGTTCCGCTGAATTTCAAGGCCGCAAGACAGGCACCGAAGGCGCCCGCCTTAGTCGAGAGTATTTAATCAAACGATTTACAGAGATGGGATTACAACCCTGGCAGCCAACGTTTGCAGTTCCGTTCAGTTTTCAACATCAATTTTCGACCGTTTCTGGGGTCAATATCATTGCGACCATTGCGGCAAAAAACAACTCAAATCGCTGGAGAGTGATTACCGCGCACTATGATCACTTAGGCCAGACAGCTAGCAAAATATATCCAGGTGCAGATGATAATGCTTCAGGCATTGCTGGCATGCTAGCCATTGCTGAACGCTGGAAACAGTCTCCGCCACTAGATGATGTTAATTTAATGATTGTTGCCACTGATGCCGAAGAACCTGGTTTATATGGTAGCTATGCATTGGTGACAGCATTACAGCAACAGCCGCAAATGGACATAGAACTCAGCGTTAACTTAGACATGATAGGTCATCCTGATCGCCGCAGGGCTATCTACCTAGAGGGGCAAGACAATCTTGAAAATTTTGAGTCGATTGAGCCTCTATTAATGCAACAGACTCAATTATGCATTAAGACTCATCATACAAACTTATTAAGTGGACGAATGAGAAAAAGCGACTGGCTTAGAGCATCAGACCATTATCCATTCCATAAAGCGGGTTACGCTTGGGTGTATTTTGGCGTGCCACCACATGCGCAATACCACACGCCAGACGACACAATAAACACCCTAGATATTGACTTTATAGTCGCAGTAGCAGAAACCGTGTATCAAATGCTCAGTATCGATAAATTGACCAAGCTTCCTAAATAG